Proteins encoded within one genomic window of Humulus lupulus chromosome 1, drHumLupu1.1, whole genome shotgun sequence:
- the LOC133793294 gene encoding signal recognition particle 43 kDa protein, chloroplastic: MEALFVNQSLSRLKILSPNFTTSSFATQSIRLRPPQKRNLTPVSVIQNEEKQLQEATETIIPKQEFNEDEYYGEVSKIIGSRALEGGTGMEYLIEWKDGHAPSWVPSDYIAKDVLAEYETPWWTAARKADENALKQLIEAEDGRDVDAVDSDGRTALLFVAGLGSEPCVKLLAEAGAGLDHRDNSGGLTALHMAAGYARPGVAKLLLEFGADPEAEDDKRRTPLDLAREILKVTPKGNPMHFGRRIGLEGVIGALEGAVFEYAEVQEIMEKRGKGDNVEYLVRWKDGEVNEWVKAKYVAEDLVRDYEAGLEYAVAEGVMGKRVGDDGKNEYLIKWTDIDEATWEPEENVDPDLIKEFEDSQSGQNGTFNVDFHTQTNKDGQ; the protein is encoded by the coding sequence ATGGAAGCTCTTTTCGTGAACCAGTCTCTCTCTCGCCTTAAAATACTCTCCCCAAACTTCACGACCTCTTCTTTCGCCACCCAATCTATTCGTCTCAGACCGCCCCAAAAGCGCAACCTCACGCCGGTCTCCGTCATCCAAAACGAAGAGAAACAGTTGCAAGAAGCAACGGAAACGATTATTCCGAAACAAGAATTCAACGAGGACGAGTACTATGGCGAAGTCAGTAAAATCATCGGCAGTAGAGCGCTGGAGGGTGGAACCGGAATGGAGTACCTGATAGAGTGGAAAGACGGTCATGCCCCTTCGTGGGTGCCGTCCGATTACATAGCAAAGGACGTCTTGGCTGAGTACGAGACCCCGTGGTGGACCGCAGCCAGAAAAGCCGACGAAAATGCCCTGAAGCAACTCATCGAAGCCGAAGACGGCCGTGATGTAGACGCGGTCGACTCCGACGGCCGCACGGCTCTACTCTTCGTGGCCGGGCTCGGCTCGGAGCCGTGCGTGAAGCTTTTGGCTGAAGCCGGAGCCGGCCTGGACCACCGAGATAACAGCGGCGGCTTGACGGCGCTGCACATGGCTGCTGGGTACGCCAGGCCTGGCGTGGCGAAGCTGCTACTGGAATTCGGTGCGGATCCTGAGGCGGAGGACGATAAGCGGCGGACGCCGTTGGATCTGGCAAGGGAGATTCTGAAGGTAACGCCGAAAGGGAATCCGATGCATTTTGGGAGAAGGATAGGGTTAGAGGGAGTGATTGGAGCGCTGGAAGGGGCAGTATTCGAGTACGCGGAGGTGCAGGAGATTATGGAGAAGAGAGGGAAAGGTGATAACGTAGAGTATCTGGTGAGGTGGAAAGATGGCGAAGTCAACGAATGGGTCAAAGCCAAATACGTGGCGGAGGATCTGGTGAGGGACTACGAGGCTGGGCTAGAGTACGCTGTGGCGGAGGGAGTAATGGGGAAGAGAGTTGGGGACGATGGGAAGAACGAGTATTTGATTAAATGGACGGATATTGATGAAGCCACGTGGGAGCCTGAGGAGAATGTTGATCCTGATTTGATTAAGGAGTTTGAGGATAGTCAAAGTGGTCAAAATGGTACATTCAATGTCGACTTCCACACCCAGACGAATAAAGATGGGCAATGA